One region of Oryzias latipes chromosome 6, ASM223467v1 genomic DNA includes:
- the ldhd gene encoding probable D-lactate dehydrogenase, mitochondrial — translation MLLGLSGSTASRLLLLRRSLTSGVSASAAAVDRALSAFRFICGDEGVSLGEAVREQHGRDESVHRCRPPDVVVFPRCVEEVSALAKTCYKHNLPIIPFGTGTGLEGGVGALRGGVCFSLRNMDQILDLHPEDFDVTVEPAVTRKTLNSYLRDTGLWFPVDPGADASLCGMAATSASGTNAVRYGTMRENVINLEVVLADGTIVHTAGKGRRPRKTSAGYNLTNLFVGSEGTLGIITKTTLRLYGIPEATVSAVCSFSSVQAAVDSTVQILQAGVPIARIEFLDDVMMDACNRFSSLSYPVVPTLFLEFHGSERSLEEQVNITEEITQSNEGSDFQWARDAETRSRLWRARHDAWYAAQALRPGCKAYSTDVCVPLSRLPQIIVETKEDLMESRLTGPIAGHVGDGNFHCLMVVDPSDPDELHRVHLFTERLARRALAMDGTCTGEHGVGLGKRRLLCEELGPSGIQAMQKLKNALDPKNLMNPGKVLLQGER, via the exons ATGTTGCTCGGCCTCAGTGGATCTACTGCCAGCCGGCTGCTTCTTCTCCGGAGAAGCCTGACTTCAGGAGTCTCTGCTTCG GCAGCGGCTGTGGACAGGGCTCTCTCCGCCTTCAGGTTCATATGCGGCGATGAAGGAGTCTCACTGGGTGAAGCAGTCAGAGAGCAGCACGGCAGGGACGAGTCTGTGCACAG ATGTCGGCCTCCAGATGTTGTGGTGTTTCCACGCTGTGTGGAGGAGGTCAGCGCTTTGGCCAAGACCTGCTACAAACACaaccttcccatcatcccctttGGCACTGGGACTGGCTTGGAGGGAGGGGTTGGTGCTCTGAGG GGTGGGGTTTGCTTCAGTTTAAGGAACATGGACCAGATCCTGGACCTCCACCCAGAGGACTTCGACGTGACAGTAGAACCTGCTGTGACTCGGAAGACCCTCAATTCTTATTTGCGAGACACAGGCCTATGGTTTCCTGTGG ACCCCGGAGCAGATGCTTCTCTGTGCGGCATGGCTGCCACCAGCGCCTCCGGCACAAACGCGGTGCGTTATGGGACCATGAGGGAAAATGTCATCAACCTGGAGGTGGTGTTGGCAGACGGGACCATCGTGCACACAGCTGGCAAAGGACGCCGTCCCAGGAAAACGTCTGCCGGCTACAACCTTACCAACCTGTTTGTGGGCTCAGAAGGCACACTGGGTATTATCACCAAGACCACGTTACGTCTGTACGGCATCCCAGAGGCCACGGTGTCGGCCGTCTGCTCCTTCTCCTCCGTGCAGGCTGCCGTGGACAGCACCGTGCAGATCCTGCAGGCTGGAGTTCCCATCGCTAGAATCG AGTTCctggatgatgtgatgatggACGCCTGTAACAGGTTCAGCTCCCTCTCTTATCCTGTTGTCCCAACGCTTTTCCTGGAGTTCCACGGATCGGAGCGGAGTCTGGAAGAACAAGTCAACAtcacag aggagATCACTCAGAGCAACGAAGGCTCAGACTTTCAGTGGGCTCGAGACGCAGAGACACGGAGCCGGCTGTGGAGGGCGCGCCATGACGCCTGGTACGCCGCACAGGCGCTCAGACCGGGCTGCAAG gcttactccacagaTGTGTGCGTGCCTCTATCTCGCCTGCCTCAGATCATCGTGGAGACAAAGGAGGACCTGATGGAAAGCCGGCTAACAG GACCCATTGCAGGCCATGTGGGCGACGGAAACTTCCACTGCCTGATGGTCGTGGACCCGAGTGACCCGGATGAGCTGCACAGAGTCCATCTGTTCACTGAGAGGCTGGCCAG ACGAGCGCTGGCCATGGACGGCACGTGCACCGGGGAGCACGGGGTGGGTTTGGGAAAGAGACGCCTCCTGTGTGAGGAGCTGGGACCTTCAGGCATCCAGGCCATGCAGAAGCTCAAGAATGCCCTTGACCCAAAGAACCTGATGAATCCTGGGAAAGTTCTGCTGCAAGGAGAAAgatga